Proteins found in one Agaribacterium sp. ZY112 genomic segment:
- the hslV gene encoding ATP-dependent protease subunit HslV, with product MQQYRGTTILSIRRGNKVVIGGDGQVSLGNTIMKGNARKVRRLYRDKVIAGFAGGTADAFTLFERFEAKLEAHGGQLVRAAVELAKEWRSDRALRKLEALLCVADAEASLIISGNGDVIQPEDDLMAIGSGGTFAQSAARALYDNTDLDPRDIVEKGLTIAGDICVYTNHNFTIEELEY from the coding sequence GTGCAGCAATATCGCGGTACCACCATTCTTTCCATACGCCGAGGCAACAAAGTTGTCATCGGCGGCGACGGCCAGGTCAGCCTCGGCAATACCATTATGAAAGGCAATGCACGCAAAGTGCGCCGCCTATACAGAGATAAAGTTATCGCAGGTTTTGCCGGTGGTACCGCCGACGCCTTCACCCTATTTGAACGTTTTGAAGCAAAACTTGAAGCCCACGGCGGCCAATTAGTTCGCGCAGCGGTAGAACTCGCCAAAGAGTGGCGCAGCGACAGAGCCCTGCGCAAACTCGAAGCCCTGCTTTGTGTCGCCGATGCCGAAGCCTCACTTATTATCAGTGGTAATGGCGACGTCATTCAGCCCGAAGACGACTTAATGGCCATCGGCTCCGGTGGCACCTTTGCCCAAAGTGCCGCGCGCGCCCTATATGACAACACCGACTTAGACCCTCGCGACATCGTTGAAAAAGGCCTGACCATAGCCGGCGATATTTGCGTCTATACCAATCACAACTTCACCATTGAAGAACTCGAATACTAG
- a CDS encoding primosomal protein N' — MQSIAPTNVVEIALPVPLRQSFSYLAPKGQAAPTTGQLVLAPFGSRDLVGVVIPKTDKNNYDHTKLKELKSCYNTELAIPEELLRLCLWLTHYYQHPLGEVLQSSIPPQLRQGKTPTASQQWQLTTEGKGLPETALKRSPKQQEILLYLQKHHYFLDEQRSEIGFNTSTLKALTDKKLIEKCEAQARAVNSSTLLKEPHLKLNSEQEAAVKAVRFKQATASLLHGATGSGKTEVYLQLCAQALEADKQVLILVPEIGLSPQTVGRFRSRFNSPLVELHSGISEAQRARNWLDAKNGHARIIIGTRLAALSPVKELGLIIVDEEHDNSYKQQDGLRYSARDLCVYRAHKLNIPIVLGSATPSLETLKQTLNKHYQHIVLKQRAAGTQAPELRCLDLKDQPQQAGLCAQSLTAIKQTLGQGKQVLVFQNRRGYAAVQLCHHCGWMSECPRCSASMTLHSRPARLHCHHCDWRTRPAQQCPNCQHDQLESRGIGTEQIEQELNRLFEDSDVIRIDRDSSRSKKAFTANLERIHSGKPCILVGTQMLAKGHHFKNLALVIITDADQGFLSPDFRGMEKMGQLLMQVAGRAGREQERGLVLLQSHRPEHPLLQLLCQRGYYNFARQLLAERQHNRMPPYSHLALFKAECKRPENATALLEHIAALYQRNNPPSAEHSLLGPMPCAMERIQDRYRFQLLIKSQSRTQLRQITSPLVEAIENNALSKRVRWSLDIDPQESN, encoded by the coding sequence ATGCAGTCAATTGCCCCAACCAATGTCGTCGAGATTGCACTGCCAGTGCCCCTACGCCAAAGTTTTAGTTACCTCGCCCCCAAAGGCCAAGCCGCCCCCACAACTGGTCAGTTAGTACTCGCTCCTTTTGGGAGTCGAGATTTGGTAGGAGTTGTTATCCCGAAGACAGATAAAAACAACTACGACCACACTAAACTCAAAGAACTTAAAAGCTGCTACAACACTGAACTGGCCATACCTGAGGAATTACTCAGATTGTGCTTATGGCTGACACATTACTATCAACACCCTCTAGGTGAAGTACTGCAAAGCAGTATTCCCCCACAATTAAGACAAGGTAAAACACCAACAGCGAGCCAACAATGGCAACTCACCACAGAAGGTAAAGGCCTGCCCGAAACAGCGCTAAAGCGCAGCCCCAAGCAACAAGAAATCCTCCTATATCTACAAAAGCACCACTATTTTTTAGATGAGCAGCGCTCAGAAATCGGCTTCAACACCAGCACTCTTAAAGCATTGACAGACAAAAAACTGATAGAAAAATGCGAAGCACAAGCAAGGGCCGTAAATAGCAGCACGCTCTTAAAAGAACCACACCTAAAGCTAAATAGCGAGCAAGAAGCAGCCGTCAAAGCTGTTCGATTCAAGCAAGCAACGGCCTCTTTATTACATGGCGCTACCGGTAGCGGAAAAACCGAAGTGTATTTGCAACTGTGCGCGCAAGCACTCGAAGCAGATAAGCAGGTACTTATCCTCGTACCCGAAATCGGCCTAAGCCCACAAACCGTTGGCCGCTTTCGCAGCCGCTTTAACAGCCCACTTGTGGAATTACACAGCGGTATTAGTGAAGCTCAACGCGCGCGTAACTGGCTCGACGCAAAAAACGGCCATGCCCGTATTATTATCGGCACACGCTTAGCTGCGCTCAGCCCAGTGAAAGAACTTGGATTGATTATTGTTGATGAGGAACACGATAACTCTTACAAGCAGCAAGACGGCCTGCGCTATTCAGCGCGAGACCTTTGCGTTTATAGAGCTCACAAGCTAAACATCCCTATCGTATTGGGCAGCGCAACACCGAGCTTAGAAACACTCAAGCAAACACTAAACAAACACTACCAGCATATCGTTCTAAAACAGCGAGCCGCCGGCACTCAAGCACCAGAGTTACGCTGCCTAGACTTAAAAGACCAACCTCAACAAGCGGGGCTTTGCGCACAAAGCTTAACCGCGATAAAACAAACACTCGGCCAAGGTAAACAAGTTCTCGTTTTTCAGAATCGTCGAGGGTATGCCGCCGTACAGCTTTGTCACCACTGCGGCTGGATGAGTGAATGCCCTCGATGCTCAGCCAGCATGACTCTACACAGCAGGCCAGCCCGGCTGCATTGTCACCACTGCGATTGGCGCACTAGGCCCGCACAACAGTGCCCAAATTGCCAACACGATCAACTTGAAAGTCGCGGCATAGGTACAGAACAAATAGAGCAGGAGCTGAATCGCCTCTTTGAAGATAGTGACGTTATTCGAATAGACAGAGACAGCAGCCGCTCTAAAAAAGCCTTTACCGCAAACCTAGAACGTATTCACAGCGGCAAACCCTGTATTTTAGTGGGCACACAAATGCTCGCCAAAGGCCACCATTTCAAAAACCTTGCCTTGGTCATTATCACCGACGCCGACCAAGGCTTCCTCAGCCCAGATTTTCGTGGCATGGAAAAAATGGGGCAGCTTTTAATGCAAGTTGCCGGCAGAGCTGGGCGAGAACAAGAGCGCGGCCTAGTATTATTGCAAAGTCACAGGCCCGAACACCCGCTTTTACAATTACTCTGCCAGCGAGGCTATTACAACTTTGCCAGGCAATTACTGGCTGAGCGTCAACACAACCGCATGCCCCCCTATAGCCACTTAGCACTATTTAAAGCGGAGTGTAAACGACCTGAAAATGCCACTGCGCTACTAGAGCACATCGCCGCCTTATACCAACGCAATAATCCCCCCTCGGCGGAGCACAGCCTACTTGGCCCCATGCCCTGCGCAATGGAGCGCATACAAGACCGATATCGCTTTCAACTGCTTATCAAGAGTCAGAGTCGCACTCAGCTCAGACAAATTACCAGCCCTTTGGTAGAAGCCATTGAAAACAACGCTTTAAGTAAAAGAGTGCGCTGGAGCCTAGATATAGACCCCCAAGAATCGAACTAA
- a CDS encoding SPOR domain-containing protein — protein sequence MTKKRTSHAKRNTQKSQKPSWFWFLAGLISGMFIMFLVQLNGFKSQDITEKLPEATKKISKPIENIKDDVSEPVFEFYDRLKEQQVEVPEYQAPTEAEISKAATHEYFLQVASFRKESDADKLRAKLILMNMDAVIETSKLKSGEARYRVVVGPYRNKSKLAKARQTLVDNRLDYLTLKREIKK from the coding sequence ATGACTAAAAAACGTACTAGCCACGCCAAGCGCAACACACAAAAAAGCCAAAAACCCTCATGGTTTTGGTTTTTGGCAGGCCTTATCTCGGGCATGTTTATTATGTTTCTAGTTCAGCTCAATGGCTTTAAAAGTCAGGACATCACCGAAAAGCTACCTGAGGCCACAAAAAAAATAAGCAAACCAATAGAAAACATCAAAGATGACGTCAGCGAGCCCGTATTTGAGTTTTACGACCGCCTAAAAGAGCAACAAGTAGAAGTACCAGAGTACCAAGCACCAACTGAAGCTGAAATAAGCAAAGCAGCCACCCACGAGTATTTTTTACAGGTCGCCTCCTTCCGCAAAGAAAGTGATGCCGATAAGTTACGCGCCAAGCTTATTCTCATGAATATGGATGCTGTTATTGAAACCAGCAAACTTAAAAGTGGTGAAGCACGCTACCGAGTTGTTGTCGGCCCTTATCGTAATAAAAGCAAGCTCGCCAAGGCCCGCCAAACCCTAGTTGATAACCGCCTTGATTACCTCACTCTAAAACGTGAGATAAAAAAATAG
- the hslU gene encoding ATP-dependent protease ATPase subunit HslU — MSQMTPSEIVHELDRYIVGQNSAKKAVAIALRNRWRRMQLEPSLRAEVTPKNILMIGPTGVGKTEIARRLAKLANAPFIKVEATKFTEVGYVGRDVESIVRDLVDGSIKMLREQEINKVEFRAQEAAEERILDALLPPARGTEAESDNSTRQLFRKKLREGQLDDKEIEIELSATPVGVEIMAPPGMEDMTSQLQNMFSNMGKGKTQKSKMSVAKAFKKVSEEEAAKLVNEDDIKARAIESAEQNGIVFLDEIDKVCKRESGSGADVSREGVQRDLLPLIEGCTVSTKHGMIKTDHILFIASGAFHLAKPSDLIPELQGRLPIRVELEALSPDDFERILTEPKAALTTQHQSLLKTEGIELEFSQDGIRKIAEIAFEVNESTENIGARRLHTVMEKLLEDISFECKAGDETIIIDAAKVESQLQVLAKNEDLSRFIL; from the coding sequence ATGAGCCAGATGACTCCAAGTGAAATTGTTCACGAACTCGACCGTTATATCGTTGGCCAGAACAGCGCCAAAAAAGCCGTAGCCATTGCCCTGCGCAATCGCTGGCGCCGCATGCAGCTCGAGCCAAGCTTACGCGCTGAAGTCACCCCTAAAAATATTTTAATGATTGGCCCGACCGGCGTTGGTAAAACTGAAATCGCCCGCCGCTTAGCGAAGCTTGCCAACGCCCCATTTATCAAAGTAGAAGCGACCAAATTCACCGAAGTGGGTTATGTTGGTCGCGATGTTGAAAGCATCGTGCGCGATCTTGTCGATGGCTCCATTAAAATGCTGCGCGAACAAGAAATAAACAAGGTAGAATTCCGTGCTCAAGAAGCTGCTGAAGAACGTATTCTTGACGCCCTCCTACCTCCTGCTCGCGGCACAGAAGCTGAAAGCGATAACAGCACCCGTCAACTTTTCCGTAAAAAACTGCGTGAAGGCCAACTCGACGATAAAGAAATCGAGATCGAACTTAGCGCCACCCCCGTTGGCGTAGAGATCATGGCCCCTCCGGGCATGGAAGACATGACCAGCCAATTGCAAAATATGTTTAGCAATATGGGTAAAGGCAAAACTCAAAAGTCAAAAATGAGTGTCGCCAAAGCCTTTAAAAAAGTCAGCGAAGAAGAAGCCGCCAAACTCGTTAATGAAGACGATATTAAAGCGCGTGCGATTGAATCAGCAGAACAAAACGGCATCGTCTTTCTCGACGAAATCGACAAGGTCTGTAAACGCGAAAGTGGCTCTGGCGCCGATGTAAGCCGCGAAGGTGTACAGCGCGACCTACTCCCCCTTATTGAAGGCTGCACCGTTTCAACCAAACACGGCATGATAAAAACAGATCATATTTTGTTTATTGCCTCGGGCGCGTTCCACCTTGCCAAACCTTCCGACCTCATCCCTGAGCTTCAGGGGCGCCTACCAATTCGCGTTGAACTAGAAGCCCTCAGCCCAGATGATTTTGAGCGCATCCTAACCGAACCTAAAGCGGCTCTAACTACCCAACACCAGAGCCTACTTAAAACCGAAGGTATTGAGCTTGAATTTAGCCAAGACGGCATTCGCAAAATTGCTGAAATTGCTTTTGAAGTAAACGAAAGCACTGAAAACATCGGTGCACGTCGCTTGCACACCGTCATGGAAAAACTGCTCGAAGACATTAGCTTTGAATGTAAGGCAGGTGATGAAACAATCATCATCGATGCAGCAAAAGTTGAAAGCCAACTACAGGTACTCGCCAAAAACGAAGACCTAAGCCGCTTTATTCTTTAG